In Streptomyces puniciscabiei, a single genomic region encodes these proteins:
- a CDS encoding SHOCT domain-containing protein, which yields MQTLANWDGGPGPWILFFPLIWAAVVVGAVTFLRRTGWRGRGGPWRPTDGGRPAGDSPLAVLGRRFASGEIDEDEYWRRLSVLEEQFGRTGKGGAA from the coding sequence ATGCAGACCCTGGCCAACTGGGACGGCGGACCCGGCCCGTGGATCCTGTTCTTCCCGCTGATCTGGGCGGCCGTGGTGGTCGGCGCCGTCACGTTCCTGCGCCGCACCGGGTGGCGCGGCCGCGGCGGCCCCTGGCGGCCGACGGACGGCGGACGCCCCGCGGGAGACTCCCCGCTCGCGGTCCTCGGCCGCCGCTTCGCCTCCGGCGAGATCGACGAGGACGAGTACTGGCGCCGCCTGTCCGTCCTGGAGGAGCAGTTCGGCCGTACGGGCAAGGGGGGCGCGGCATGA
- a CDS encoding ABC transporter ATP-binding protein: MTTTALRAAARVVDAVKVYGGGDTAVRALDGVDVSFPAGRFTAIMGPSGSGKSTLMHCAAGLDTLTSGAAWIGDTELGALDDRRLTLLRRDRVGFVFQAFNLVPTLSVAENITLPLDLAGRRGDREWIDALVDVVGLRDRLHHRPSELSGGQQQRVAVARAFAARPDVVFADEPTGNLDSRSGAEVLGLLGSAVREMDRTVVMVTHDPVAATHADEVLFLADGRLVDRMESPTADRVLDRMKAFEVRT, encoded by the coding sequence ATGACCACGACCGCACTGCGGGCCGCGGCCCGTGTGGTGGACGCGGTGAAGGTGTACGGCGGTGGCGACACCGCCGTACGCGCCCTCGACGGCGTCGACGTCTCCTTTCCCGCCGGACGCTTCACGGCCATCATGGGCCCCTCGGGCTCCGGCAAGTCCACCCTCATGCACTGCGCGGCCGGCCTCGACACGCTCACCTCCGGCGCCGCCTGGATCGGCGACACCGAACTCGGCGCGCTGGACGACCGGCGCCTGACCCTGCTGCGCCGCGACCGGGTCGGCTTTGTGTTCCAGGCGTTCAACCTGGTGCCGACGCTGTCCGTCGCGGAGAACATCACACTGCCCCTGGACCTGGCCGGACGGCGCGGCGACCGGGAGTGGATCGACGCCCTCGTCGACGTCGTCGGCCTGCGCGACAGGCTGCACCACCGGCCCTCGGAACTCTCCGGCGGCCAGCAGCAACGCGTCGCCGTGGCCCGGGCGTTCGCCGCGCGGCCAGACGTGGTCTTCGCCGACGAGCCGACCGGAAACCTCGACTCCCGCTCCGGCGCGGAGGTCCTCGGGCTCCTGGGCTCCGCCGTGCGGGAGATGGACCGCACGGTCGTCATGGTCACGCACGACCCGGTGGCCGCCACGCACGCCGACGAGGTGCTCTTCCTCGCCGACGGACGGCTGGTCGACCGGATGGAGTCGCCGACCGCGGACCGGGTCCTGGACCGCATGAAGGCCTTCGAGGTGCGGACATGA